The Saprospiraceae bacterium genome includes a window with the following:
- a CDS encoding P-II family nitrogen regulator, with protein MKFKLIMSLVRPELTNDVVKAAKSAGATGDVIIPARGSGLTEARIFGIVLDDKTDVVLFVVEEHSVNKILDALCTECRLTDPGRGIAFVLSIDKVTGMDKQIAKIKEKLKEERL; from the coding sequence ATGAAGTTTAAATTAATCATGTCACTGGTGAGGCCTGAACTGACTAATGATGTAGTGAAAGCTGCCAAAAGTGCAGGAGCTACCGGTGATGTCATCATTCCTGCAAGAGGGTCCGGACTTACAGAAGCAAGGATTTTTGGTATTGTACTGGATGACAAAACCGATGTTGTCTTGTTTGTCGTAGAAGAACATAGTGTCAACAAGATTCTTGATGCGTTGTGTACAGAATGCAGACTAACAGATCCTGGTCGAGGCATTGCATTCGTTTTGAGCATAGACAAAGTCACCGGTATGGACAAACAAATTGCAAAAATCAAAGAAAAACTCAAAGAAGAGCGATTGTAA